The following are encoded in a window of Jeotgalibacillus aurantiacus genomic DNA:
- a CDS encoding zinc-binding dehydrogenase — MKAVYHEGKAGMEGLTYGELEAPPLKAGEVRVKLKTAGLNHRDLFVLHRHSPSDPPLVVGSDGAGVIEEVGEGVTDVQTGDEVIINPGLGWKDNSAAPPEGFEIVGLPFHGTFAESIVVPAENAVKKPAHLSWEEAGVLALAGLTAYRALFTRGQLKEGMNVLIPGIGSGVATFLLQFAKAAGATVYVTSRSQEKRQKALELGADHTLDSGSDWDGELGGLKMDLVIECVGAATFNKSLKQLKKGGTIVTFGASAGDEVTINLRELFYGQQNLLGSTMGSAEELDQMIAFIEEHGIKPVMDQVYSLNEFKAAFERIDKAEQLGKIAFTIE, encoded by the coding sequence ATGAAAGCTGTCTATCACGAAGGAAAAGCAGGAATGGAAGGACTTACATACGGTGAACTTGAAGCGCCACCACTAAAAGCAGGAGAGGTGCGCGTGAAACTGAAAACAGCAGGACTGAATCACCGCGACTTATTTGTCCTACATCGCCATAGCCCATCCGACCCGCCACTTGTAGTCGGATCCGATGGAGCGGGCGTCATAGAAGAGGTCGGAGAAGGCGTAACAGATGTGCAGACAGGGGATGAAGTCATCATTAATCCGGGTCTTGGCTGGAAAGATAACAGCGCTGCACCTCCTGAGGGTTTTGAAATTGTTGGTTTGCCATTCCACGGAACTTTTGCAGAATCCATCGTCGTCCCGGCTGAAAATGCAGTAAAAAAACCTGCTCATTTATCCTGGGAGGAAGCAGGCGTTCTTGCATTGGCCGGTTTAACAGCCTATCGCGCCCTGTTTACGAGAGGACAACTGAAGGAGGGCATGAATGTACTGATTCCCGGAATCGGAAGCGGTGTCGCAACTTTCCTTCTGCAATTCGCTAAAGCTGCCGGGGCAACCGTGTATGTCACGTCACGTTCTCAGGAAAAGCGCCAAAAAGCACTTGAGCTTGGAGCAGATCATACACTCGACAGCGGATCTGACTGGGATGGGGAGCTTGGTGGCCTGAAAATGGATCTGGTCATTGAATGCGTCGGAGCTGCAACCTTCAACAAGTCACTTAAACAGCTGAAAAAAGGTGGGACTATCGTGACATTTGGTGCATCAGCAGGGGATGAAGTCACCATCAACCTGCGCGAGCTGTTCTACGGTCAGCAAAATCTGTTAGGCTCAACTATGGGAAGCGCAGAAGAACTGGACCAGATGATTGCGTTTATTGAGGAGCACGGCATCAAGCCGGTTATGGATCAAGTGTATTCGCTAAATGAGTTCAAAGCCGCATTTGAGCGCATTGATAAAGCGGAGCAGCTTGGGAAAATTGCATTTACGATTGAATAA
- a CDS encoding ATP-binding protein, protein MKSIHQIMQMIGRLDTHIADDFEGQDLDFKQWGQKTEDNIRKMVEYAICMANGGGGSVVFGIADRVRGHGKTILGVPENLDVESFATRVREETVPPLEPEFDLIELNHGTGQLLVMTVDGKGGPYQFSNGKSVIRRGKECLTIEAEDL, encoded by the coding sequence ATGAAATCAATTCACCAGATTATGCAGATGATTGGACGGCTTGATACACATATAGCGGATGATTTTGAAGGTCAGGATCTGGACTTTAAGCAGTGGGGGCAGAAGACTGAAGACAATATCCGAAAAATGGTGGAATATGCGATCTGCATGGCAAACGGAGGCGGAGGAAGCGTTGTGTTTGGTATAGCGGATCGTGTCAGGGGGCATGGTAAAACCATATTGGGAGTACCTGAAAACCTGGATGTGGAAAGCTTCGCCACCCGCGTTAGAGAAGAAACGGTGCCGCCGCTTGAGCCTGAGTTTGATTTAATTGAACTGAATCATGGGACGGGTCAGCTGCTCGTGATGACCGTTGATGGAAAAGGAGGTCCTTACCAGTTCTCAAATGGTAAGTCAGTCATCCGGCGGGGGAAGGAATGTTTGACGATTGAAGCAGAAGACCTGTAA
- a CDS encoding TIGR00266 family protein, producing the protein MNNHEIDYKLYGDDMQFVEVELDPNETVIAEAGSLMMMDDGITMETIFGDGSNFGGGGLMGKLIGAGKRVLTGESLFMTAFTNEGMGKKHVSFASPYPGKIVPMDLSEINGKLICQKDAFLAAAKGVSVGVEFQRRIGTGFFGGEGFIMQKLEGDGMTFIHAGGTIHKKVLAPGERVRLDTGCLVAMTGDVDYSIEMVKGVKTALFGGEGIFLATLQGPGTVWVQSLPFSRLASRVFSAMPHNGGSKGEGSAAGGLFDILGGK; encoded by the coding sequence ATGAATAATCATGAGATTGATTACAAGCTGTATGGGGATGATATGCAATTTGTTGAGGTGGAACTTGATCCGAATGAAACCGTCATTGCTGAAGCCGGGAGCTTAATGATGATGGACGATGGGATTACGATGGAAACGATTTTTGGTGATGGATCCAATTTCGGTGGTGGCGGCCTGATGGGCAAGCTGATTGGAGCCGGTAAACGCGTACTGACCGGCGAAAGCCTCTTTATGACCGCTTTTACAAACGAAGGAATGGGGAAAAAGCACGTCAGCTTTGCTTCTCCTTACCCGGGGAAAATTGTGCCGATGGATTTAAGTGAAATCAACGGCAAGCTGATTTGTCAAAAGGATGCCTTCTTGGCAGCAGCAAAGGGCGTTTCAGTTGGTGTTGAATTTCAGAGAAGAATTGGCACCGGCTTTTTCGGAGGCGAAGGCTTCATTATGCAAAAGCTTGAAGGAGACGGTATGACTTTTATTCATGCAGGTGGAACCATTCACAAAAAAGTGCTGGCTCCGGGAGAACGCGTCCGCCTGGATACCGGGTGTCTTGTTGCCATGACCGGGGATGTGGATTATAGCATTGAGATGGTTAAAGGCGTAAAGACTGCACTGTTTGGAGGGGAAGGTATATTTCTTGCCACACTTCAGGGACCGGGCACCGTATGGGTACAATCCCTGCCATTCAGCCGCCTGGCAAGCCGCGTATTCTCTGCAATGCCGCATAATGGCGGTTCAAAGGGTGAAGGCAGTGCTGCGGGTGGATTGTTTGATATTCTTGGCGGGAAGTAA
- a CDS encoding 3-ketoacyl-ACP reductase → MQSLQGKKVLITGGSRGIGKATALALAKEGAELGIISRSESSLEAIRKDLNEIGATVVTAAADVSQEQDITRAVKEVEDKLGQIDVLINNAGVGAYGNFLDLTNEDWNKVLQTNVMGIVYTTKALLPGMIDRNKGDIINISSMSGLKGTKGSSAYSASKFAVNGLTESLMQEVRPHNIRVFAINPSLVETDLTRGEDGERNPEKYTQAEDLAEYITSLLKLEQRTFIKTSQVWATNPF, encoded by the coding sequence GTGCAGTCTTTACAAGGTAAAAAGGTGCTGATCACCGGTGGCAGCAGAGGAATTGGAAAAGCGACGGCGCTCGCACTTGCTAAAGAAGGGGCAGAACTCGGCATTATTTCGCGCTCAGAAAGCAGCCTTGAAGCCATTAGAAAAGACCTCAATGAAATAGGCGCAACTGTGGTAACAGCTGCAGCGGATGTCAGCCAGGAGCAGGATATCACACGGGCTGTCAAAGAAGTGGAAGATAAGCTTGGTCAGATTGACGTGTTAATTAATAATGCCGGGGTCGGAGCTTACGGGAACTTCCTGGACTTAACAAATGAAGATTGGAATAAAGTGCTTCAGACAAATGTAATGGGAATCGTGTACACAACAAAAGCTCTTTTACCCGGCATGATTGATAGAAACAAAGGGGATATTATCAATATTTCCTCTATGTCAGGTCTCAAAGGCACAAAAGGATCAAGTGCTTACAGCGCTTCTAAATTTGCCGTCAATGGACTAACAGAATCACTGATGCAGGAAGTAAGGCCTCACAACATACGTGTATTTGCAATAAATCCAAGCCTCGTCGAAACAGACCTGACAAGAGGCGAAGACGGGGAACGAAACCCCGAAAAGTACACGCAGGCAGAGGATCTTGCGGAGTATATCACAAGTCTGCTCAAGCTTGAACAGCGCACGTTCATTAAAACATCACAGGTTTGGGCAACTAATCCGTTTTAA
- a CDS encoding SAM-dependent methyltransferase: protein MNDYKLRIKTGDLLELVSSSSHHNRYEATPYEALEALAEEMDLHDAAGIVDYGCGKGRVSFYLHHRFGVNVTGIELNPRLYQMALENQASYLRKFGKRRGSIQFERGLAEDYEVRNDQSLFYFFNPFSVQLFSSVVSRIMASVSQSPRKVSIILYYPTMEYLDFLGDQTPFQLKKELKIPILSEQNEHERFMIYDYHPISD from the coding sequence ATGAATGACTACAAACTCAGAATCAAAACAGGTGATCTTCTGGAGCTTGTCAGTTCCTCATCGCATCACAACCGTTATGAAGCGACTCCTTATGAAGCGCTTGAAGCACTTGCTGAGGAAATGGACCTGCATGATGCAGCAGGCATCGTTGATTACGGCTGCGGGAAAGGGAGGGTTTCGTTTTACCTTCACCATCGATTCGGTGTCAACGTGACGGGCATAGAACTTAACCCGAGACTGTATCAGATGGCGCTTGAGAATCAGGCTTCTTATCTTCGGAAATTTGGAAAACGTAGAGGAAGTATTCAGTTTGAGCGCGGGTTGGCAGAGGATTATGAAGTGAGAAATGATCAGTCCCTGTTTTATTTCTTTAACCCTTTCTCGGTCCAGCTTTTTTCTTCGGTTGTGAGCCGGATTATGGCATCTGTCAGTCAGTCACCGCGAAAAGTGAGCATCATTTTGTACTACCCAACGATGGAATACCTGGATTTCCTCGGGGATCAGACGCCATTTCAGCTTAAGAAGGAACTCAAAATACCCATTCTTTCAGAGCAAAATGAGCACGAACGGTTTATGATTTACGATTATCACCCCATAAGTGATTAA
- a CDS encoding GGDEF domain-containing protein, translating into MWIAVMDRILMNEPSTSWLMMLIIAASVVSFHLTGAWMSVVLCSMVLWTMTNDFNPVLYSSYLLFGLGIYSIRLYVRRLRLQRDQWLDMLTVNSKQLNVTKEVSQAMQQTFEVKRLLETIITSMTAGHGLGYNRAMIFLLSEDGKRLKGIMGTGPITAEEGYDIWQDMTEKRFEFTDLIEQTVEDKASDRQLNDYVQTLDLPLDQDNVLSRVIKSGQPELIHKINFNDPVMALLSAELNVEEFAAIPLINQRVKSGLVLVDNLVNKKPLTMNDIDIITPLATQAAIALQQASRYENIEQMALKDGLTNLLNQRAFQQALDVDFAHRPCSIVLLDIDHFKHYNDTNGHMLGNDVLVQLADLIRSTIRSNDLAFRFGGEEFVIILPTANEQKAIAAAERLRSNVEKEIFPCGENQPGGCLTVSIGVARSDGTVDPMEIVELADQALYQAKNSGKNCVAVWQEA; encoded by the coding sequence GTGTGGATTGCTGTGATGGATCGGATTCTGATGAATGAGCCATCCACTTCATGGTTGATGATGTTAATCATTGCAGCCTCTGTTGTCAGTTTTCATTTGACGGGTGCATGGATGAGTGTTGTTTTGTGCTCAATGGTCCTGTGGACGATGACAAATGATTTTAATCCTGTTTTATACTCAAGCTATCTTTTATTTGGCTTAGGTATTTATTCAATCAGATTGTATGTCAGGAGGCTTAGACTGCAGCGTGATCAGTGGCTGGATATGCTGACTGTTAATTCAAAGCAGTTAAATGTCACAAAGGAAGTCAGTCAGGCTATGCAGCAGACCTTCGAGGTCAAACGGCTGCTTGAGACGATCATTACGTCTATGACAGCGGGACATGGACTCGGCTATAACCGCGCCATGATCTTTTTGTTGAGTGAAGATGGAAAAAGGCTCAAAGGAATTATGGGAACCGGTCCAATTACCGCAGAAGAAGGATACGATATTTGGCAGGATATGACGGAAAAGCGCTTTGAATTCACCGACTTAATTGAACAGACAGTGGAAGATAAGGCATCAGACCGTCAACTGAATGATTATGTTCAAACGCTGGATCTGCCACTGGATCAGGATAATGTGTTATCAAGGGTAATAAAATCAGGACAACCAGAACTCATACATAAAATTAATTTTAATGATCCGGTTATGGCTCTATTAAGTGCAGAGCTGAACGTAGAAGAATTTGCGGCGATTCCACTGATAAATCAGCGAGTGAAATCAGGTCTTGTTTTAGTAGACAATCTCGTTAATAAAAAGCCGTTAACCATGAACGATATAGATATCATTACACCTCTGGCTACGCAGGCCGCCATTGCCCTGCAACAGGCATCGAGGTATGAAAATATTGAACAGATGGCTCTGAAGGATGGTTTGACGAACCTCCTGAACCAGCGTGCATTTCAGCAGGCACTTGACGTGGATTTCGCTCATCGCCCATGTTCAATTGTTCTATTGGATATCGACCACTTTAAACATTACAACGATACAAATGGCCATATGCTGGGGAATGATGTGCTCGTTCAACTCGCAGACCTCATCCGGTCAACCATTCGTTCCAATGATCTTGCTTTTCGTTTCGGCGGAGAGGAATTTGTCATTATTCTGCCGACAGCGAATGAACAAAAGGCAATAGCCGCAGCTGAACGTTTGAGAAGCAATGTGGAAAAAGAGATTTTTCCATGCGGCGAAAATCAGCCTGGGGGATGTCTGACTGTCAGCATTGGCGTAGCCCGTTCAGATGGAACAGTTGACCCGATGGAGATCGTGGAACTCGCAGATCAGGCTTTATATCAGGCGAAAAATTCAGGTAAAAACTGTGTAGCAGTATGGCAGGAGGCTTGA
- the rlmN gene encoding 23S rRNA (adenine(2503)-C(2))-methyltransferase RlmN → MMKTSIYGLTLEQLVAWLLEHGQKKFRAEQIWDWLYRKRVTSFDDMKNINKECRDILAENFVIETLDLQIRQDSKDGTVKFLFKLQDGNLIETVLMRQKYGQSVCVTTQVGCNIGCTFCASGLLKKSRDLDSGEIVEQIMRVQKYMDEKGEGDRVSHIVVMGIGEPFDNYDNLMSFLRVVNSAKGLGIGARHITVSTSGLANRIYDFADEDLQVNLALSLHAPNDELRTRIMKINRAYPIEPLMKAIDYYLEKTNRRITFEYILLKDVNDHVEEAQQLAKMLYNKRHLAYVNLIPYNPVDEHIQYERSTQDDIMKFYDTLKKGGINCVVRQEHGTDIDAACGQLRSKQIKKSAV, encoded by the coding sequence ATCATGAAAACTTCCATTTATGGATTAACGTTGGAGCAACTTGTTGCCTGGCTTTTGGAACATGGTCAAAAGAAGTTTCGTGCAGAACAGATTTGGGACTGGCTTTATCGAAAGAGAGTCACAAGCTTTGATGATATGAAGAACATTAATAAGGAGTGCCGCGACATTCTCGCAGAAAACTTTGTGATCGAAACGCTGGATCTGCAGATTCGTCAGGACTCTAAAGACGGAACCGTTAAGTTTCTGTTTAAGCTGCAGGACGGTAACCTGATTGAAACGGTCCTTATGCGTCAGAAATACGGTCAGTCTGTCTGTGTCACGACACAGGTCGGCTGTAACATCGGCTGTACGTTCTGCGCAAGTGGTTTGCTGAAGAAGAGCCGTGACCTTGACAGCGGAGAAATCGTTGAGCAGATCATGCGCGTTCAGAAGTATATGGATGAAAAAGGCGAGGGAGACCGCGTCAGTCATATCGTTGTGATGGGAATCGGAGAACCGTTCGATAACTATGACAACCTGATGAGCTTCCTACGTGTTGTGAACTCAGCAAAAGGTCTCGGTATCGGAGCACGTCACATTACGGTTTCAACAAGTGGTCTTGCAAACCGTATTTACGACTTCGCTGATGAAGATCTGCAGGTGAACCTTGCGCTTTCTCTTCACGCGCCAAATGATGAGCTTCGTACACGCATTATGAAGATCAACCGTGCGTACCCGATTGAACCGCTTATGAAGGCGATTGATTATTACCTTGAGAAAACAAATCGCCGTATCACGTTTGAATACATCCTTCTAAAAGATGTGAATGATCACGTGGAAGAAGCGCAGCAGCTTGCAAAAATGCTGTACAACAAGCGTCATCTTGCCTACGTCAACCTGATTCCTTACAACCCGGTTGATGAGCACATTCAGTATGAGCGCAGTACGCAGGATGATATTATGAAGTTTTACGATACGCTGAAAAAAGGCGGTATCAACTGTGTTGTGCGTCAGGAACACGGGACAGATATTGATGCAGCCTGCGGTCAGCTGCGAAGCAAACAAATCAAAAAATCAGCTGTGTAA
- a CDS encoding glycerate kinase: MKIVIAPDSFKGSLTAIEAARAVQEGFSTIFESASFSLIPMSDGGEGTLSSFKYVLDRPLTTIRVKNAYGYQKEAALLINDEDAFIESASAVGITDFTADQLNPLYSTSYGVGELIKAALDAGCSRITIGLGGSAVNDGGAGMLEALGATFKVDGHFHGPVRLKDLPLLQAVELATLDNRIASTEIVIASDVNNPLTGSQGATAVFGPQKGVSSEDIQVIDTWMQHYASLVSRDRIHTPGSGAAGGLGFALLSIGAKFEQGAKVIGQALNLPEAIKQADLVITGEGKSDNQTLYGKVPHYVAELAAAAKKPVILISGGLDPDAEKLTECFTASFSITHSPSTLDYAIEHAFELTVKRSREIAKLINLRL; this comes from the coding sequence TTGAAGATTGTCATTGCACCTGATTCGTTCAAAGGAAGTTTGACGGCTATCGAAGCAGCAAGAGCGGTACAGGAAGGTTTTTCAACCATATTTGAAAGCGCTTCCTTTTCTCTAATTCCCATGTCGGATGGTGGAGAGGGAACACTCTCTTCTTTTAAATATGTGCTGGATCGTCCATTAACTACAATCCGCGTGAAAAATGCATACGGCTATCAAAAAGAGGCTGCCCTCCTGATTAATGATGAGGATGCTTTCATCGAATCTGCGTCCGCAGTCGGTATCACTGATTTTACGGCAGATCAATTAAATCCGCTTTATTCAACAAGCTATGGCGTCGGAGAATTAATCAAAGCTGCGCTGGATGCAGGCTGCTCCAGGATCACAATCGGGCTTGGAGGCAGCGCAGTAAATGATGGAGGCGCAGGTATGCTCGAAGCCTTAGGCGCAACCTTTAAAGTAGATGGACATTTTCACGGACCCGTTCGTCTGAAGGATCTTCCATTGCTCCAGGCTGTTGAATTAGCAACGCTTGACAACCGGATCGCAAGTACGGAGATCGTGATTGCGTCCGATGTTAATAATCCTCTAACGGGAAGTCAAGGGGCAACAGCTGTGTTCGGACCTCAAAAGGGTGTATCTTCTGAGGATATTCAGGTGATTGATACATGGATGCAGCATTATGCCTCTTTGGTTTCCAGAGACCGTATCCATACTCCAGGAAGCGGAGCAGCAGGCGGCCTTGGATTTGCACTTCTATCGATCGGGGCAAAGTTTGAACAGGGAGCAAAAGTAATTGGTCAGGCCCTGAATCTGCCTGAAGCCATTAAACAGGCTGACCTGGTGATCACCGGAGAAGGAAAAAGTGATAATCAGACCCTTTATGGCAAGGTTCCTCATTATGTGGCAGAGCTTGCAGCAGCTGCAAAGAAGCCAGTCATTCTTATTTCCGGAGGGCTCGACCCTGACGCTGAAAAACTGACTGAATGTTTTACTGCCAGTTTTTCGATCACGCATTCTCCATCCACGCTCGATTATGCAATAGAGCATGCATTCGAATTAACTGTTAAACGCTCAAGAGAAATTGCTAAACTAATTAATTTGAGATTGTAA
- a CDS encoding GntP family permease, translating to MLEGPLLIAVLILSVLFIIFATAKLKLHPFLALMFASFIAGFLSLMPFELIVESINGGFGSLMGGIGIVIVAGTIIGTVLEKSGAALKMAEVIIRRIGEKRPQLAMSLVGAIVSIPVFCDSGYVILSSLKKAMARRANVALASMAVALSTGLFATHTLVPPTPGPIAAAGNLGAEGFLGTIILFGVIVSIPTIAVGYLWATRVAVNIKIEGEEHNLSYDDVLKEFGDLPPAWKAFAPLLVPIILIAISSVLSILQYDGFGSSFAAFLGSPMVALFVGVLFSFLLMPKFDETTLNDWIGEGLKTAAPILLITAAGGAFGRVLTNTPLSDFIEGFVTDSAFSGAFVLILPFLIAAALKTAQGSSTAALVVTSALIAPLLPSLGIETSVQLALTVMAIGAGAMTVSHVNDSYFWVVAQFSGMKVTDAYKAQTMATLLQGLTAFTMTFILYLIFG from the coding sequence ATGCTGGAAGGTCCATTATTAATTGCTGTACTCATTTTATCCGTTCTGTTTATTATTTTTGCCACAGCAAAGCTTAAGCTTCATCCATTTTTAGCCCTGATGTTCGCTTCATTTATTGCAGGGTTCTTATCTCTTATGCCATTTGAATTGATTGTTGAATCAATCAACGGAGGATTTGGCAGCCTGATGGGCGGGATCGGGATTGTCATCGTTGCGGGGACCATCATTGGGACTGTTCTTGAAAAATCCGGTGCCGCACTGAAAATGGCTGAGGTGATTATACGCAGAATCGGGGAAAAGCGGCCTCAGCTTGCTATGTCACTGGTCGGCGCCATTGTCAGTATCCCTGTTTTTTGTGATTCAGGCTATGTCATCTTATCCAGCCTGAAAAAAGCCATGGCACGCCGGGCAAATGTAGCGCTCGCATCAATGGCTGTCGCGCTTTCAACTGGTCTCTTTGCAACCCATACCCTTGTTCCACCGACACCGGGACCGATTGCAGCAGCAGGAAACCTTGGGGCTGAAGGATTCTTAGGCACCATTATTTTATTTGGGGTTATCGTTTCCATTCCAACAATTGCGGTAGGCTATCTCTGGGCAACCCGTGTGGCCGTCAACATTAAAATTGAGGGTGAGGAACATAACCTTTCCTATGATGATGTCTTAAAGGAATTCGGCGATCTTCCCCCTGCCTGGAAGGCATTCGCTCCTCTGCTTGTACCAATTATCTTAATTGCTATCTCTTCTGTTCTGAGCATTTTGCAGTATGATGGCTTCGGCAGCTCATTTGCGGCATTCCTTGGTTCACCAATGGTTGCATTATTTGTAGGTGTTTTATTCAGCTTTTTACTTATGCCAAAGTTTGATGAAACAACGCTAAATGACTGGATTGGAGAAGGCTTAAAAACAGCAGCACCGATCCTGCTGATTACAGCAGCAGGGGGTGCGTTCGGACGTGTTTTAACGAATACACCACTGTCTGACTTTATTGAAGGATTCGTGACAGACAGTGCTTTCAGCGGTGCATTTGTCTTAATTTTGCCTTTCCTGATTGCAGCTGCATTAAAAACTGCACAAGGATCATCAACAGCAGCGCTCGTCGTTACCTCAGCACTTATTGCACCGCTCCTCCCTTCCCTGGGAATTGAAACATCTGTCCAGCTTGCTCTGACGGTTATGGCGATTGGTGCCGGAGCGATGACGGTTTCTCATGTGAATGACAGTTATTTCTGGGTTGTTGCGCAGTTTAGTGGAATGAAGGTTACTGACGCTTACAAAGCACAAACCATGGCTACACTGTTGCAGGGTTTGACAGCGTTTACAATGACGTTTATCCTTTACTTGATATTCGGATAA
- a CDS encoding CdaR family transcriptional regulator → MLYTKEIAQKIVSDTMKVIPYNINIFDHNGRILASGDPKRLDQLHQGALLVLHENKTIEITDQTMPGTLKGINMPLVVNGECIGVIGITGEVAEVRPFASMVKSHIELLIQQQALQTELERQKRILDYFFIDLFSGRMTESEAADKARLLSIPVDQETFLIVFRCSQASEFPKVRQALDHSPFCLLTAQIRSEEGIALVTRTEPFIAMAKDMNCPFSTTLEKASLHDYRTHYSIARKLLDHRVDAANLFCTPKDLTLQTLLRQAEPDMLQLFTENTAKTLRDYPDLIETFMAYIHHDFIISKTAHTLQIQRATVMARLQKIDSMTGLNSKNALDCFRLYSALILLNEHNN, encoded by the coding sequence ATGCTTTACACGAAAGAAATCGCTCAAAAAATTGTTTCAGATACAATGAAGGTTATTCCCTACAATATTAATATTTTCGATCACAATGGCCGCATTCTTGCCAGCGGTGATCCTAAGCGCCTTGATCAGTTGCATCAAGGCGCTCTTCTCGTGCTTCATGAAAATAAAACAATTGAAATTACTGATCAAACCATGCCGGGGACTCTAAAAGGAATTAATATGCCCCTTGTTGTAAACGGTGAGTGTATTGGCGTGATTGGCATCACAGGGGAAGTGGCAGAGGTTCGCCCATTTGCCTCCATGGTTAAGTCTCACATAGAGCTGCTTATTCAACAGCAGGCTCTGCAGACTGAGCTTGAGAGACAAAAACGGATACTTGATTACTTTTTTATTGATCTCTTTAGCGGCAGAATGACGGAAAGTGAAGCTGCTGATAAAGCCAGACTCCTGTCTATTCCAGTTGATCAGGAAACTTTTCTAATCGTTTTCAGGTGCTCTCAGGCAAGTGAATTTCCCAAAGTGCGTCAGGCTCTTGATCATTCTCCTTTTTGCCTGTTAACTGCGCAAATCCGTTCAGAAGAGGGTATTGCGCTTGTTACCCGCACTGAGCCTTTTATTGCAATGGCTAAAGATATGAACTGTCCCTTCTCCACAACACTGGAGAAGGCTTCCCTTCATGATTATCGTACCCATTATTCCATTGCAAGAAAGCTTCTGGATCACAGAGTCGATGCAGCGAACCTGTTCTGCACCCCGAAGGATCTGACACTGCAAACACTGTTACGCCAGGCTGAGCCTGATATGCTTCAGCTGTTCACCGAGAATACGGCAAAAACATTAAGGGACTACCCTGATCTGATTGAGACATTTATGGCGTATATTCATCATGACTTTATCATTTCAAAGACCGCACATACCCTTCAGATTCAGCGGGCAACCGTGATGGCACGCCTGCAGAAGATTGATTCCATGACAGGACTCAACTCAAAAAATGCACTCGACTGTTTCAGATTGTATAGTGCCCTGATACTTCTGAATGAGCACAATAACTGA
- a CDS encoding LLM class flavin-dependent oxidoreductase, which translates to MKLGILDQVPMPNGSDPSQVLKQTVELAQFAEKLGYERYWLAEHHNTNGLLSAAPEILMTRIASATDHIRVGSGGILLPQYSPLKVAETFKTMESLFPGRVDLGVGRSPGGTERTRAALTDGRESMLSEFPRHLDELNGFMRNELPKNHPYRMVKVTPRGGESPPIWLLGLSPRSGRLAAERGIGLTFGHFINPDKWESTLRTYRENFKPGVLPEPAVTVCVFVVCAETQEEAEKLALSQDRWLLSIEKGDSQLHDPDSIKLPSDQLDQIRHNRRRTLIGTPEKIRDGLMELSRRYETDDFLLITNIYSHEAKKRSYELIAEAFR; encoded by the coding sequence ATGAAGCTTGGAATACTGGATCAGGTTCCGATGCCGAACGGATCCGATCCATCACAGGTTCTAAAGCAAACAGTTGAGCTCGCACAGTTTGCTGAAAAGCTTGGTTACGAGAGATACTGGTTAGCTGAACATCATAATACAAACGGTTTGCTGAGTGCCGCTCCTGAGATTTTAATGACCAGGATTGCATCCGCAACTGACCATATTAGAGTGGGTTCTGGCGGTATTCTGCTCCCTCAGTACAGCCCGCTTAAAGTAGCTGAAACCTTTAAAACAATGGAGTCATTATTTCCCGGCCGTGTGGACCTGGGCGTAGGCCGTTCTCCCGGCGGAACAGAGCGGACGAGGGCAGCCTTAACGGATGGACGGGAAAGCATGCTGAGTGAGTTTCCGAGACATTTGGATGAGCTGAATGGCTTTATGAGAAATGAGCTTCCGAAAAATCACCCTTATCGAATGGTTAAAGTGACTCCCCGCGGTGGCGAGTCCCCTCCCATCTGGCTGCTCGGCCTTTCACCACGCAGTGGACGGTTGGCTGCGGAACGCGGAATCGGCTTAACATTTGGCCATTTCATTAACCCCGATAAATGGGAATCCACTCTCCGCACATACCGGGAAAACTTTAAACCAGGTGTGTTACCGGAGCCCGCTGTGACAGTGTGCGTTTTTGTCGTGTGTGCAGAGACGCAGGAAGAAGCTGAGAAGCTGGCACTGAGTCAGGATCGATGGCTGTTAAGTATTGAAAAAGGAGACTCTCAGCTACATGATCCCGATTCAATTAAACTTCCTTCCGATCAACTGGATCAAATCAGGCACAACCGCCGTCGGACACTCATTGGAACACCGGAGAAAATCCGAGATGGTCTGATGGAGCTGAGCCGAAGGTATGAAACGGATGATTTCCTATTGATTACGAACATTTACTCACATGAGGCGAAAAAGCGTTCATACGAGCTGATTGCAGAGGCATTTCGATGA